Proteins encoded in a region of the Verrucomicrobiia bacterium genome:
- a CDS encoding patatin-like phospholipase family protein, with translation MSKRLAITISGAVSLGSFEAGVLYEIIHAIGQHNQNPDTPAERRLFIDVLTGASAGGMSATIAAQKLLFERNSLDGPYSNALYSPWVIDADLESLLAMHGQDDPSQSIFSSQSVIDISKRYLTARYENGPSPAPIRHSACAARLHLGLALANLNGVDCGLALRPAGQFIYTRHQDQLAVRLDAMNAQDDALAVWDPLRNAAVSCGAFPFAFRVIEVQRQAADYTNPAPITPLTGACAFAYTDGGTFQNEPLGLAKNLVDQIDGHLDVDNRFYLFIAHGPKTSTASGSFNAGQANFRNTALRLAGSIFDQARFQDWVTAEAVNSQVALFNRRAEQLRDWLREPLPEANQRAAVLQHAASALLPGLFSTESPVSNGRAPETLDQARARLRAQFLSDYNRLPATTRDVWIDSILTLEKAASLASRDEMTIFGITAGQNELAGAELCAFAGFFDRRYRDHDYDLGRQKAQQFLQQETSFGPIQYTPETIRPIDTALNGLKLEQMDRPLREQVRDRLRVRLREMIKEAGLNPWLIGGVVRGAIDLVFIKPELEKLLGL, from the coding sequence ATGTCCAAGCGCCTTGCCATCACAATCTCGGGGGCGGTATCGCTCGGCAGTTTCGAGGCCGGCGTGCTTTATGAAATCATTCACGCCATCGGCCAGCACAACCAAAACCCGGACACACCCGCCGAACGCAGGCTCTTCATCGACGTGCTCACTGGCGCCTCGGCGGGTGGCATGAGTGCGACCATTGCGGCCCAGAAGCTCTTGTTTGAAAGAAATTCCCTGGACGGTCCCTATTCGAATGCCCTCTACAGCCCATGGGTGATCGATGCGGACCTTGAATCCCTCCTGGCGATGCATGGGCAGGATGACCCGTCCCAATCCATCTTCTCATCCCAATCTGTAATTGATATTTCCAAGCGCTATCTCACAGCTCGCTACGAAAATGGGCCGTCGCCTGCGCCCATTCGCCACTCGGCCTGCGCGGCCCGGTTGCACCTGGGGCTGGCGCTGGCCAACCTCAACGGAGTCGATTGCGGCCTCGCCCTCCGGCCTGCCGGACAATTCATCTATACGCGCCATCAGGATCAACTGGCTGTCCGCCTCGATGCGATGAATGCACAGGACGATGCTCTTGCGGTTTGGGACCCCCTGCGCAACGCGGCAGTATCCTGCGGCGCATTTCCCTTTGCGTTCCGGGTCATTGAGGTGCAACGCCAGGCCGCCGACTACACCAACCCAGCTCCCATTACACCCCTGACCGGCGCCTGCGCTTTCGCCTACACGGACGGAGGCACGTTTCAAAACGAACCATTGGGCCTGGCCAAAAACCTGGTCGATCAAATCGATGGCCATCTCGATGTCGATAACCGCTTCTACCTGTTCATTGCGCACGGTCCAAAGACCTCGACCGCCAGCGGCTCATTCAATGCCGGCCAGGCCAATTTCCGCAATACGGCCCTGCGCCTGGCCGGCTCGATTTTCGACCAGGCGCGTTTTCAGGATTGGGTGACGGCCGAAGCGGTGAACTCGCAAGTGGCGCTCTTCAACCGGCGGGCCGAGCAACTGCGGGATTGGCTGCGCGAGCCCCTTCCCGAAGCCAATCAGCGCGCCGCTGTTCTGCAACACGCGGCCAGCGCCCTGCTCCCCGGCTTGTTCTCCACCGAATCACCGGTGAGCAACGGGCGTGCGCCGGAGACCCTCGATCAAGCCCGCGCTCGACTGCGCGCACAATTCCTGTCCGATTACAACCGACTGCCCGCAACAACGCGCGATGTTTGGATCGATTCGATTCTGACTTTGGAAAAGGCAGCCAGCCTTGCCTCTCGCGACGAGATGACCATCTTTGGCATCACCGCCGGCCAGAACGAATTGGCTGGGGCCGAGCTTTGCGCCTTTGCGGGATTTTTCGACCGGCGCTATCGGGACCATGATTACGATCTTGGCCGCCAGAAGGCGCAGCAGTTCCTTCAGCAAGAGACCTCCTTTGGGCCGATACAGTACACACCCGAGACGATTCGGCCCATTGATACGGCGCTCAACGGGCTGAAGCTCGAGCAGATGGACCGCCCGCTCCGCGAGCAGGTCCGCGACCGCTTGCGCGTTCGTCTCCGCGAGATGATAAAGGAAGCGGGCCTCAACCCTTGGCTGATTGGCGGGGTAGTGCGAGGTGCGATTGACCTGGTCTTCATCAAACCCGAACTGGAAAAGCTCCTGGGACTCTGA
- a CDS encoding RsmD family RNA methyltransferase: MRITGGKAARRLLKAPKGLEVRPTPDLVKQAVFNSLGARVAGARVLELFAGTGALSLECLSRGALSVVCVEKSSRHADVLRDNFQNTGFGPETFQVRVQDAFAAVGQLAAAGERFDFIIADPPYGEKNLNRRSTSQAQHLLDDANLPQLFCPGGLFVLGHARRDTLTIPHKWHEEKTLRHGDSMMRFLSPRI; encoded by the coding sequence ATGCGCATTACTGGTGGCAAAGCCGCGCGGAGGCTGCTGAAAGCGCCCAAGGGCCTTGAGGTCCGGCCGACGCCCGACCTGGTGAAACAGGCGGTCTTTAATAGCCTCGGGGCGCGCGTGGCCGGGGCGCGCGTTCTCGAACTGTTTGCCGGCACCGGCGCGCTCAGCCTTGAATGCCTCAGCCGGGGCGCCCTTTCGGTTGTCTGCGTCGAGAAATCTTCGCGCCATGCGGATGTCCTGCGAGATAATTTCCAAAATACCGGTTTTGGACCGGAAACCTTCCAGGTCCGCGTGCAGGACGCCTTTGCGGCGGTGGGCCAACTGGCGGCGGCGGGAGAACGTTTCGATTTCATTATCGCCGACCCGCCTTATGGCGAAAAGAATCTCAATCGGCGCTCGACCTCGCAGGCCCAGCACTTGTTGGATGATGCCAATTTGCCTCAACTGTTTTGCCCGGGCGGCCTTTTCGTCCTGGGTCATGCCCGGCGCGACACCCTCACCATTCCACACAAATGGCATGAGGAAAAAACCCTTCGGCACGGTGACAGCATGATGCGGTTCCTCAGTCCGCGGATTTGA
- a CDS encoding alpha/beta hydrolase, producing the protein MKTAFVFLFLGLSCVLSSLAAESFPLWPNGAPGALGKEEKDIPTLTPYLPEPAKANGAAIVICPGGGYGMLASHEGVDYARFLNEQGIAGFVLKYRLGSAGYRHPAMLEDAARALRTVRARAREWNLDPHRIGIMGSSAGGHLASTLLTHFDYGKPDATDPIERQSSRPDLGILCYAVITMGQYTHQGTKHNLLGDNPSPELVRFLSNETQVTKETPPCFIWHTWEDPVVPVENALLFAEALRRAGVPFDLHIYQKGGHGMGLGTAKWNPAARHPWTRDLVFWLALHFTPSG; encoded by the coding sequence TTCTCGGATTATCGTGCGTACTCTCTTCCCTGGCTGCGGAATCGTTTCCTCTCTGGCCGAACGGGGCTCCGGGCGCATTAGGGAAAGAGGAGAAGGACATCCCGACTTTGACGCCGTATTTGCCGGAGCCGGCGAAGGCCAACGGCGCTGCCATCGTGATTTGCCCGGGGGGTGGTTACGGTATGCTCGCATCGCATGAAGGGGTCGATTACGCGCGCTTCCTCAACGAACAGGGCATCGCCGGTTTTGTTCTGAAGTATCGCCTGGGCTCGGCAGGATACCGCCATCCGGCCATGCTCGAAGACGCGGCCCGCGCCCTGCGCACCGTGCGTGCCCGGGCGCGAGAATGGAATCTAGACCCCCATCGCATTGGAATTATGGGCTCTTCTGCCGGGGGACATCTGGCCTCGACGTTGTTGACTCACTTTGACTACGGCAAGCCGGATGCCACCGACCCAATCGAGCGCCAGAGTTCACGCCCGGACCTGGGGATTCTCTGTTACGCCGTCATTACGATGGGCCAATACACCCACCAAGGGACGAAACATAATTTATTGGGAGACAATCCTTCTCCGGAGCTGGTGCGATTCTTATCAAACGAGACGCAGGTGACCAAGGAGACCCCGCCTTGTTTCATCTGGCACACCTGGGAAGACCCTGTCGTGCCTGTCGAGAATGCCCTGCTGTTCGCCGAAGCGCTGCGCCGAGCCGGTGTGCCTTTCGATTTGCACATCTATCAAAAAGGCGGGCACGGGATGGGATTAGGCACCGCCAAATGGAATCCGGCGGCCAGGCATCCCTGGACGCGCGACTTGGTGTTCTGGCTGGCTCTGCACTTCACCCCTTCGGGCTAA